CAGCCGCCTGTACAGCTTCGATGATCTGTTGCAGGACGGCGAGCACGGCGCGGGTCTGAGCGAAGACGCTTCGCACCATGACAACGAGCCTTCCCACGGCCTGGAAGACGAACGCTTCCAGGCGGCGCTCGCCGATGCCATCACCAAGCTGCCCGAACGCGAGCGGCTGGTGCTGGCCCTGTATTACGACGAGGAACTGAACCTCAAGGAGATCGGCGAAGTGCTTGGTGTCAGCGAGTCCCGGGTCAGTCAGTTGCACAGTCAGTGCGCCGCGCGCCTGCGGGCACGTCTGGCGGAGTGGCGCGCGCACTGAGCTTCGGGTAGTTTCCCGTCGGCCTTTTCCGAAAGGAAATTCGCAGGGTCTCAGATTTCTTCTGGGTGACGTCCCTTTGACGTCGCCCTCTATGGATGAGCGCACGGCGCTCGATGAATTGACGGCACGCCCGCCAGGGCGCGTCTGGTATCGATGGAGGTCGGTTTGGACAAGAATATGAAAATTCTCATCGTGGACGACTTCTCCACGATGAGGCGCATCATCAAGAACCTCCTGCGGGATCTGGGGTTCACCAACACCGCAGAAGCCGACGACGGCACTACTGCGCTGCCGATGCTGCACAGCGGTAACTTCGACTTCCTCGTCACCGACTGGAACATGCCCGGGATGACCGGCATCGACCTGCTCCGTGCGGTCCGCGCCGACGAGCGCCTGAAGCACCTGCCGGTGCTGATGGTCACCGCCGAAGCCAAGCGCGACCAGATCATCGAAGCGGCCCAGGCCGGGGTCAACGGCTATGTGGTCAAGCCTT
The Pseudomonas triclosanedens DNA segment above includes these coding regions:
- a CDS encoding chemotaxis response regulator CheY — encoded protein: MKILIVDDFSTMRRIIKNLLRDLGFTNTAEADDGTTALPMLHSGNFDFLVTDWNMPGMTGIDLLRAVRADERLKHLPVLMVTAEAKRDQIIEAAQAGVNGYVVKPFTAQVLKEKIEKIFERVGS